One Cydia fagiglandana chromosome 11, ilCydFagi1.1, whole genome shotgun sequence genomic region harbors:
- the LOC134669126 gene encoding drebrin-like protein, with the protein MAINLNKNKDALVAAWKDVLDEKTDTDWALFGYDGLSSDLKFVSKGDGGLIELIDEFNSGKIQYAFLKLDVPDSSISKYVLINWQGEGAPTVRKGTCANHIKHVASLFTGFHLTMHARTEDDLEERLILEKLAKAGSNFNFKSGRNEELPPSGPVGTAYQKVNPVQEINSSERDQFWLKEEQEEKKRVEAERKRREEEKRKAEEDARRKEELAAQRRAKVEEQKVASPDPTSPTGVSTSEALRRQRSQEARQLIGTSTASARALFQQNLAQGQLTPKSNSIPEKPVRSSVIAQRINTFTQPQPTSLPPLSPSNRSPHKITPTEPQEPKTSPLKNIDKIKMSLESPSQIQYEPIIDPTVDLSPSTENNPTSFSAINYAELKENEYRPIADSLKQSEPMIKQNILENDMFDASYSSSNENDDDDSDNKFSTIKRSPYSKNNIAEENGKAELSRQNTVIENVHYKKEANGTNTSDDVSPEGLEEEGTIYEDLDDDPGLTARALYDYQAADESEITFDPGDIITHIEQIDAGWWQGVGPQGLFGLFPANYVELLPAHPR; encoded by the exons ATGGCTATAAACTTGAATAAAAACAAGGACGCGTTAGTCGCCGCGTGGAAGGACGTATTAGACGAGAAAACTGATACTGACTG GGCTCTATTTGGCTATGACGGCTTATCCAGTGACCTAAAGTTTGTAAGCAAAGGAGACGGAGGCCTAATAGAGCTGATTGATGAATTCAACAGTGGCAAAATACAATACGCATTTCTAAAGTTAGACGTCCCAGACAGCAGTATATCTAAATATGTGCTTATCAACTGGCAG GGCGAAGGCGCCCCAACGGTTCGCAAAGGCACCTGCGCGAACCACATCAAACACGTGGCCTCTTTATTCACGGGCTTCCACCTAACCATGCACGCTCGTACAGAAGATGACCTCGAGGAGAGATTGATTTTGGAGAAGTTGGCGAAAGCCGGCTCTAACTTTAATTTCAAGTCTGGGAGGAATGAGGAACTGCCCCCTAGCGGGCCCGTGGGAACGGCTTATCAGAAAGTTAACCCAG TTCAAGAAATCAATTCGTCAGAGCGCGACCAGTTCTGGTTGAAGGAAGAACAAGAAGAGAAGAAGAGAGTAGAAGCAGAAAGGAAAAGGAGAGAAGAG gaaaagaGGAAGGCAGAAGAGGACGCCAGGAGGAAAGAAGAATTAGCCGCCCAGAGGAGAGCTAAGGTTGAAGAACAGAA AGTGGCGAGTCCAGACCCCACGAGTCCCACCGGCGTGTCCACGAGCGAGGCACTCAGGAGGCAGAGGTCACAGGAGGCGAGGCAACTTATCGGAACCTCTACGGCCTCTGCCAGGGCCCTGTTCCAACAGAACTTGGCTCAGGGACAACTTACACCCAA ATCGAACAGTATACCAGAGAAGCCCGTCCGCAGCTCGGTCATCGCGCAACGCATCAACACATTCACACAACCACAACCCACCTCCCTCCCCCCACTCTCGCCCTCAAACCGCTCCCCCCACAAAATAACCCCCACCGAGCCGCAGGAGCCCAAAACGAGCCCCCTCAAAAACATAGACAAAATCAAAATGAGCCTAGAAAGCCCCTCGCAAATACAATACGAACCTATAATAGACCCCACAGTCGACTTAAGTCCAAGTACCGAAAACAACCCAACCTCTTTTAGTGCCATAAACTATGCAGAACTCAAAGAAAACGAGTACAGACCTATAGCCGATTCGCTAAAACAGAGTGAACCTATGATCAAACAAAATATCTTAGAGAATGACATGTTCGACGCATCGTATTCGAGTTCGAATGAaaacgatgatgatgatagcgACAATAAGTTTAGTACTATAAAGAGATCGCCGTACAGTAAGAATAATATAGCGGAGGAGAATGGGAAAGCGGAGCTGAGCAGACAGAATACTGTTATAGAGAATGTTCACTACAAGAAGGAGGCTAATGGGACTAATACTAGTGATG ATGTGTCACCAGAAGGCCTAGAGGAGGAGGGCACGATATACGAAGACTTGGACGATGACCCCGGTCTTACTGCGAGGGCGTTATATGACTATCAAGCAG CGGACGAGTCGGAGATCACGTTCGACCCGGGCGACATCATCACGCACATCGAGCAGATCGACGCGGGCTGGTGGCAGGGCGTGGGGCCGCAGGGACTGTTCGGCCTCTTCCCCGCCAACTACGTGGAGCTGTTACCCGCACACCCGCGCTAG
- the LOC134668593 gene encoding mitochondrial thiamine pyrophosphate carrier: MVMVLLVHKHESKVTAFQSALAGGGAGAFTRAVAQPLDVLKIRFQLQLEPIKQGSKYSSVFQALSSIVREEGLSTLWSGHIPAQLLSITYGILQFTTFEELTTVCKHANPQFYDTHRHAIIFSSGAVAATVATVLSFPFDTVRTRLIAEQKTQRAYKGFTHAFQTMVRTEGSAALFKGLIPTLGQIALHAGIQFAIYKLFTDNILTKLKFFQRDTLTGTVESSLLANLISGSIAGFVSKTAIYPCDLVKKRLQIQGFQQYRTSFGKQMYCNGILDCIKLTVVEEGFLSLYKGYWPSMLKAVLVSALHFAVYDEIKYLLMRTQT, from the coding sequence ATGGTGATGGTGCTCCTAGTACATAAACATGAATCCAAAGTTACCGCATTTCAGTCTGCACTGGCCGGCGGAGGGGCCGGCGCTTTCACAAGAGCAGTGGCACAGCCCCTGGACGTGCTGAAAATTAGGTTCCAGCTTCAACTGGAGCCAATAAAACAAGGTTCTAAGTACAGCTCCGTATTTCAAGCCTTATCATCAATTGTCAGAGAAGAAGGACTATCTACGCTATGGAGTGGGCATATACCGGCGCAGTTACTATCTATAACTTATGGAATATTGCAATTTACGACGTTCGAAGAGCTTACAACTGTGTGCAAACATGCAAACCCTCAATTTTACGATACCCATAGACAcgcaattattttttctagtggCGCTGTCGCGGCGACCGTAGCAACGGTGCTCTCCTTTCCGTTTGACACAGTGAGAACGCGGCTAATCGCTGAGCAGAAGACTCAAAGAGCCTATAAAGGATTCACTCATGCATTTCAGACTATGGTCAGGACAGAAGGGTCTGCAGCTTTATTTAAAGGTTTAATACCCACTTTGGGGCAGATCGCGCTTCACGCCGGTATCCAGTTCGCTATTTACAAGCTTTTCACAGACAATATATTGACAAAACTGAAATTCTTTCAAAGAGACACTCTCACTGGGACAGTAGAGTCATCTTTACTAGCAAATCTGATATCCGGGTCAATCGCAGGTTTTGTATCAAAGACTGCAATTTATCCCTGTGATTTAGTGAAGAAACGTTTACAGATTCAAGGCTTCCAACAGTACAGGACGAGTTTTGGTAAACAAATGTACTGTAATGGTATATTGGACTGTATTAAGTTGACAGTAGTTGAGGAGGGGTTCCTCTCCCTGTACAAAGGTTATTGGCCCAGTATGCTTAAAGCTGTGCTGGTTTCAGCGCTGCATTTTGCTGTAtatgatgaaataaaatatctacTGATGAGGACACAGACTTGA